A genome region from Struthio camelus isolate bStrCam1 chromosome 26, bStrCam1.hap1, whole genome shotgun sequence includes the following:
- the TMEM161A gene encoding transmembrane protein 161A isoform X2, translating into MAVMGVQVVVSLLAASIMQKMAPHCSFARWLLCNGSLHRYKQPSDEELCALAGKQRPRAKRDRRANGVADDKPLSVPRDIDLRLDTSPITAVDALVLRYFLEYQWFVDFALYSTTVYVFTEGYYCLADPHKETNLGVLWCLLTVVFSVKVFFTVMRHYFRSEEGGERSVCLTFAFFFLLLAMVALVIREDYLEFGLEPGLTSVSSSLESALKPRGWDWTLPLAKLAFKLGLVALCSFLGACLTFPGLRLAQTHLDALRMAADKPLTQVLLHVSFLAPVIVVVMWIKPISRDFVLHAPMGKQTVQIMSDSAYNTARLWTIVGLCLLRLAVTRHHLQAYLGLAGRWVEQMRREAGRIPVLEIQRKITRIYCYVSVVSLQYLGPVILTLHCTLLLKTLGNHSWGLYPEPSPVPAAAPRPGSAAGEDGPGEDVRAAVEQITGVLGGILTPLFFRGLFAFLTWWVAACQVVTILFGLYFHQYLAAS; encoded by the exons ATG GCGGTGATGGGGGTGCAGGTGGTGGTGAGCCTGCTGGCAGCGAGCATCATGCAGAAGATGGCCCCGCACTGCTCCTTCGCCCGCTGGCTGCTCTGCAACGGCAG CCTGCACCGCTACAAGCAGCCGTCGGACGAGGAGCTGTGCGCCCTGGCGGGCAAGCAGCGGCCCAGGGCCAAGCGCGACAG GAGGGCGAACGGCGTCGCGGACGACAAGCCGCTCTCCGTGCCCAGGGACATCGACCTGCGCCTGGACACCAGCCCCATCACCGCCGTGGATGCTCTCG TGCTGCGCTATTTCCTGGAGTACCAGTGGTTCGTGGATTTTGCCCTCTACTCCACCACGGTGTACGTCTTCACTGAAGGCTACTACTGCCTGGCGGACCCGCACAAGGAGACGAACCTCGGCGTGCTCTGGTGCCTGCTGACGGTCGTCTTCTCCGT caaggTCTTCTTCACCGTGATGCGCCACTACTTCCGCTCCGAGGAGGGCGGCGAGCGCTCCGTCTGCCTCACCTTcgccttcttcttcctcctcctcgccaTGGTGGCCCTGGTCATCCGCGAGGACTACCTGGAGTTCGGCCTCGAGCCCG GGCTGACCAGCGtcagcagcagcctggagagcgccCTGAAGCCACGGGGATGGGACTGGAC GCTGCCCCTTGCCAAGCTGGCCTTCAAGCTGGGGCTGGTGGCCCTGTGCTCCTTCCTGGGTGCCTGCCTGACCTTCCCAGGGCTGCGCCTGGCCCAGACGCACCTCGACGCTCTCCGGATGGCGGCCGACAAGCCCCTGACCCA GGTCCTGCTCCACGTGAGCTTCCTGGCGCCCGTCATCGTGGTCGTGATGTGGATCAAGCCCATCTCCCGGGACTTCGTGCTCCACGCGCCCATGGGCAAGCAGACGGTGCAGAT CATGTCGGACTCTGCCTACAACACCGCGCGCCTCTGGACCATCGTGGGCCTTTGCCTGCTGCGCCTGGCCGTCACCCGCCACCACCTCCAGGCCTACCTGGGCCTGGCCGGGCGCTGGGTGGAGCAGATGCGGCGGGAAGCGGGTCGCATCCCCGTCCTGGAGATCCAGCGTAAG ATCACGAGGATTTACTGCTACGTGTCCGTGGTCAGCCTGCAGTACCTGGGGCCGGTCATCCTCACCCTCCACTGCACGCTGCTCCTCAAAACGCTGG GGAACCACTCGTGGGGGCTGTACCCGGAGCCCTCTCCCGTCCCCGCGGCAGCGCCAcggcccggcagcgcggcgggcgagGACGGGCCCGGGGAGGACGTGCGGGCCGCCGTGGAGCAGATCACCGGCGTGCTGGGCGGCATCTTGACCCCCCTTTTCTTCCGCGGACTCTTTGCCTTCCTCACCTGGTGGGTGGCCGCCTGCCAGGTCGTCACCATCCTCTTCGGCCTCTACTTCCACCAGTACCTGGCGGCCTCCTGA
- the TMEM161A gene encoding transmembrane protein 161A isoform X1, producing MPRMGRRGVHARGGACLGCPPGSACLGAHARAVLGGAVMGVQVVVSLLAASIMQKMAPHCSFARWLLCNGSLHRYKQPSDEELCALAGKQRPRAKRDRRANGVADDKPLSVPRDIDLRLDTSPITAVDALVLRYFLEYQWFVDFALYSTTVYVFTEGYYCLADPHKETNLGVLWCLLTVVFSVKVFFTVMRHYFRSEEGGERSVCLTFAFFFLLLAMVALVIREDYLEFGLEPGLTSVSSSLESALKPRGWDWTLPLAKLAFKLGLVALCSFLGACLTFPGLRLAQTHLDALRMAADKPLTQVLLHVSFLAPVIVVVMWIKPISRDFVLHAPMGKQTVQIMSDSAYNTARLWTIVGLCLLRLAVTRHHLQAYLGLAGRWVEQMRREAGRIPVLEIQRKITRIYCYVSVVSLQYLGPVILTLHCTLLLKTLGNHSWGLYPEPSPVPAAAPRPGSAAGEDGPGEDVRAAVEQITGVLGGILTPLFFRGLFAFLTWWVAACQVVTILFGLYFHQYLAAS from the exons ATGCCCAGGATGGGCCGGCGAGGGGTGCATGCCCGGGGGGGTGCATGCCTAGGCTGTCCCCCGGGGAGTGCATGCCTGGGGGCGCATGCCCGTGCTGTACTCGGAGGG GCGGTGATGGGGGTGCAGGTGGTGGTGAGCCTGCTGGCAGCGAGCATCATGCAGAAGATGGCCCCGCACTGCTCCTTCGCCCGCTGGCTGCTCTGCAACGGCAG CCTGCACCGCTACAAGCAGCCGTCGGACGAGGAGCTGTGCGCCCTGGCGGGCAAGCAGCGGCCCAGGGCCAAGCGCGACAG GAGGGCGAACGGCGTCGCGGACGACAAGCCGCTCTCCGTGCCCAGGGACATCGACCTGCGCCTGGACACCAGCCCCATCACCGCCGTGGATGCTCTCG TGCTGCGCTATTTCCTGGAGTACCAGTGGTTCGTGGATTTTGCCCTCTACTCCACCACGGTGTACGTCTTCACTGAAGGCTACTACTGCCTGGCGGACCCGCACAAGGAGACGAACCTCGGCGTGCTCTGGTGCCTGCTGACGGTCGTCTTCTCCGT caaggTCTTCTTCACCGTGATGCGCCACTACTTCCGCTCCGAGGAGGGCGGCGAGCGCTCCGTCTGCCTCACCTTcgccttcttcttcctcctcctcgccaTGGTGGCCCTGGTCATCCGCGAGGACTACCTGGAGTTCGGCCTCGAGCCCG GGCTGACCAGCGtcagcagcagcctggagagcgccCTGAAGCCACGGGGATGGGACTGGAC GCTGCCCCTTGCCAAGCTGGCCTTCAAGCTGGGGCTGGTGGCCCTGTGCTCCTTCCTGGGTGCCTGCCTGACCTTCCCAGGGCTGCGCCTGGCCCAGACGCACCTCGACGCTCTCCGGATGGCGGCCGACAAGCCCCTGACCCA GGTCCTGCTCCACGTGAGCTTCCTGGCGCCCGTCATCGTGGTCGTGATGTGGATCAAGCCCATCTCCCGGGACTTCGTGCTCCACGCGCCCATGGGCAAGCAGACGGTGCAGAT CATGTCGGACTCTGCCTACAACACCGCGCGCCTCTGGACCATCGTGGGCCTTTGCCTGCTGCGCCTGGCCGTCACCCGCCACCACCTCCAGGCCTACCTGGGCCTGGCCGGGCGCTGGGTGGAGCAGATGCGGCGGGAAGCGGGTCGCATCCCCGTCCTGGAGATCCAGCGTAAG ATCACGAGGATTTACTGCTACGTGTCCGTGGTCAGCCTGCAGTACCTGGGGCCGGTCATCCTCACCCTCCACTGCACGCTGCTCCTCAAAACGCTGG GGAACCACTCGTGGGGGCTGTACCCGGAGCCCTCTCCCGTCCCCGCGGCAGCGCCAcggcccggcagcgcggcgggcgagGACGGGCCCGGGGAGGACGTGCGGGCCGCCGTGGAGCAGATCACCGGCGTGCTGGGCGGCATCTTGACCCCCCTTTTCTTCCGCGGACTCTTTGCCTTCCTCACCTGGTGGGTGGCCGCCTGCCAGGTCGTCACCATCCTCTTCGGCCTCTACTTCCACCAGTACCTGGCGGCCTCCTGA